The Gloeobacter violaceus PCC 7421 DNA window CCCGGCGGAGGTCCAGACGTCGGTGAGCAGATGCTGGGCGTCGGCCTGCAGGGCGAGGGAGCGCAGGCGCTTGCCCGCCGCCGTCAGCACCGCCGCCACCCCGCCGTTGAGGGCGGTGGCGACCAGCGAGAGCACCATGCCCAAGCCCAACTGCTCCAGCGGCTGCGGATCGAAAAGCCGCCCCACGGCGGTCACGGCGATCCCCACCGCCGCGAGCAGAATCAGCGCCCCCTCCAGGCCGCTGGAGAAGTATTCCGCCTTCGAGTGGCCGAACGGGTGGGTCTGGTCGGGAGCTCTTGCCGCCACCGTCAGCGCCCAAAAAGTGACCAGGGCGGTCACCAGGTTGATTCCCGATTCGGCCGCGTCGGAGAGCAGCCCGACCGAACCGGTCAGGACGTAGGCACCGAATTTGATGGCGATCGTGCCCACCGCCGCCGCGATCGAAAGCAGCGCATAAGGCCGCGTGGCGTGCGCAGATGAAACGTTCATAGCTGCCACCACAGTAGCAGGCCGCCCTCCGGGCTCCCGTCAGGGCACCACCAGCACCGGGCAGGGGGAGAGGTTGATCACCCGGCTGCTGGTGCTGTGGTGTTTGCCTTCTTCGATAAGACCGAGTCCGCGGCTGCCCATGACGATCAGCCCCGCCCCGACTTCATCGGCCACATCGCAGATCACAAAGGCGGCTTTGCCCGCGTCGATGCGCGCGTCGGTCGGATACCCTTCGCCCTGCAGCCGGTCGCGCACGGTCTGGGCAAGGGCCTGGGCCTTGGCGCGCACTTCGGCCAGGTGGGCTTCGCGCTCGGGCATCTCCTCGGGTAAATCGACCACCGACAGCAACAGCAGTTTGCTGCTGTACTGGCGGGCGAGGCTCAAAGCCACCTGCAGCGCCCTTTCGCTTTCCGGCGAACTGTCCAGGGGCAACAGAATCAGTTCAAACATCGCCATCCTCCGCTCCACCCATCAGCTTAGACGAGCGGCGCGCGGCCGGGCGCTCTCGCGCAGCACCCGCGCCAACTGCTCGGGTTCGACGGCAAAAGGCAAGTAATGGATGTCGGATTGCGGCTGGCAGCACAGCCGGGCAACCGCCAGCAACTGCTCGTCGTCCAGCGCAGCGAGGTGCAGATCCTCAAGGCTCAAAGGCAGACCCACACGGCGGTAGAACTGTTCGAGCTGCTCGCGGGCGATGCTTGCCAGGCGCTGGCGGCCGACGGTTTCTTCGAGCCTAAGTTGAACCAGAACACCCAGGGCGACTTTTTCGCCGTGCAACGAGCGGCGGGTGGCACCCAGGCTGGTGAGGCCGTTGTGGACGGCGTGGGCGGCGACGGTGCGGCAGCGCGCCCCCCCAAGGCCCCCCACCATCCCCGCCAGGCAAATGCTTGCATCGACCATCTGCTCCCAGGCCCGGCCGCCGGGTTCGCCCACGGCCGCTTCTCCCAACTGCAAAATCAAGTCGCGCAGCACCCGGGCCTGCTGCACGGCGCTAATCACCAGCACATCGTCCGAGTCGCCGGAGCTGATGGACGCTTCGTACCACTTGGCGAGGGCGTCCCCCATGCCGCTCACCAGCGTGCGCACCGGGGCGGTGGCAATCAAGTCGTAATCGACGATGAGCCCTTCAGGTGCGTGGTCGAGTTCGACGCCGTAGAGCCACTGGCCCGCTTCGGAGTAAATATTCGACAAAGCCGCCCAAGCCGCACAGGTGGCCGCCGAGGTGGGCAGCGCGATCATCGGCAGGCCGCGGCGCGCCGCGACCAGTTTGGCCATGTCGAGGGCTTTACCGCCCCCGACGCCGATCACCACGTCGTGCCCGGACGCCTTGTCCACCAGTCGCGCCAAGTTCGCTTCGGTACAGTCGATACCGTAATCGGCAAAGACTGCTTCAAGCCCCGCTTCCTGTAAAATCTTCTCCAGCGTCGGTCGCCAGCGCGCCAGGGTATTTTGGCCACCGACGATCAGCGGTCGGCTTCCGAGCCGCCGGGTCCATTCCCCCAAGATTTCGATAGTGCCGTGACCGCGCCGTACTTGCTGCGGGGCCACCAGAGTTTGCAGCGCTATAGTTTCGTTCAACGCTCGGCTCGCTCAAAGGTCCATCTCTCATTAGTAACTTTTTTATGCCCATCCGCAAAGACGGGTCGGACAGGTTCCGATTCGTGGCACGATCGGCAAGTCTTCCTGCTCACTGACCGCCATGCAACCAAGAACCGAGCGCGACTCGATGGGCGAGCGCACCCTGGAGGCCGGAGCCTATTACGGCATCCAGACCCTGCGCGCCGTCGAGAATTTCCCGATTAGCGGCATCGGCCCGCTGCCCGACTTCGTGCGCGCCTGCACCCTCATCAAACGGGCCGCCGCCCGGGTGAACGCCGAGCTTGAATGCATCCCCAAAGACGTGGCCCAGGCGATCATTGGCGCCTCGGACGAGGTGCTGGCGGGCCAGTGGAGCGATCAGTTCGTGGTCGATATCTTTCAGGCGGGCGCCGGCACCTCCCACCACATGAATATCAACGAGGTGCTCGCCAACCGCGCCCTCGAGCTGCTGGGTTACGCGCGGGGCGACTACAAGCAGGTCAACCCCAACGATCACGTCAACTACGGCCAGTCCACCAACGACGTGATCCCCACTGCCATCCGTCTGGGAGCGCTCTTTGCAAGCGCGCCGCTGTTGGAGGCGCTAAGCACCCTGCAACAAAGTTTCGAGGCCAAGGGCAACGAGTTTTTGCCCATCGTCAAATCCGGGCGCACCCACCTGCAGGACGCGGTGCCCATAAGGCTTGGGGATGAATTTCTGGCCTATGCCCAGATCGTCGGCGAGCACCGCGCCCGCATCGAAACCGCCTGCCGCGAGCTATTGGTGCTGGGCCTGGGGGGCAGCGCCGCCGGTACCGGCCTCAACACCCATCCCCAGTACCGGGTGCGCGTCGTCGCCGAACTGGCCCGGCTGACAGGGCACCCCCTCACCCCCGCCCCCCGACCGATGGCGGCAATGCAGAGCATGGCGCCCTTCGTGGCCGTCTCCGGCAGCCTGCGCAATCTGGCCCAGGATCTGGTCAAGATCGCGGGCGATCTGCGCCTGATGGATTCCGGCCCCAAGACGGGCCTGCGTGAGATCGAACTGCCGCCGGTGCAGCCGGGTTCGTCGATCATGCCCGGCAAGTACAACCCGGTGCTGTGCGAGATGCTCACGATGGTCGCCTTTCAGGTGATGGGCTACGACCAGGCGATTGCCTTGGCCGCCCAGGCGGGCCAACTGGAATTGAACGTGATGATGCCGCTGATCGCCTACGACTTGCTCCACAGCTTCACGATCCTCACCAACGCCCTCACGGTCTTTCGAGCGCGCTGCATCGACGGCATCCAGGCCCAACCCGAGCGCTGCCTGGCCTACGCCGAGGGCTCGATCGCCCTGGTGACCGCTCTCAATCCCCACATCGGCTATCTCAACGCCGCCGCCGTCGCCAAAGAATCGCTCGCGACCGGCCGCTCCCTGCGCGAGATCGTTCTCGAGCGGGGGCTACTGACCGAAGCGCAACTCGCCGAGATCCTCGACCTTGAAGCGATGAGCCGGTTGCCGGAGACGCAGGCCGCCTCAGACCGGTAGGCGGATGCGCTGCAATGCCTCGGAAGCCGCAA harbors:
- a CDS encoding cation diffusion facilitator family transporter; translation: MNVSSAHATRPYALLSIAAAVGTIAIKFGAYVLTGSVGLLSDAAESGINLVTALVTFWALTVAARAPDQTHPFGHSKAEYFSSGLEGALILLAAVGIAVTAVGRLFDPQPLEQLGLGMVLSLVATALNGGVAAVLTAAGKRLRSLALQADAQHLLTDVWTSAGVVVGLVLVQLTGWLILDPLIALAVAVNIVWAALRLLRESADGLMDSALSDEDTRSIERILAGYAEGGLQFHALRTRQAASRRFISLHVLVPGAWTVQRGHDLCEEIERAVEAALPQSYVTTHLEPLEDPLSWADAELDRTPRSGDSPKEKRR
- a CDS encoding universal stress protein → MFELILLPLDSSPESERALQVALSLARQYSSKLLLLSVVDLPEEMPEREAHLAEVRAKAQALAQTVRDRLQGEGYPTDARIDAGKAAFVICDVADEVGAGLIVMGSRGLGLIEEGKHHSTSSRVINLSPCPVLVVP
- a CDS encoding iron-containing alcohol dehydrogenase family protein, which codes for MNETIALQTLVAPQQVRRGHGTIEILGEWTRRLGSRPLIVGGQNTLARWRPTLEKILQEAGLEAVFADYGIDCTEANLARLVDKASGHDVVIGVGGGKALDMAKLVAARRGLPMIALPTSAATCAAWAALSNIYSEAGQWLYGVELDHAPEGLIVDYDLIATAPVRTLVSGMGDALAKWYEASISSGDSDDVLVISAVQQARVLRDLILQLGEAAVGEPGGRAWEQMVDASICLAGMVGGLGGARCRTVAAHAVHNGLTSLGATRRSLHGEKVALGVLVQLRLEETVGRQRLASIAREQLEQFYRRVGLPLSLEDLHLAALDDEQLLAVARLCCQPQSDIHYLPFAVEPEQLARVLRESARPRAARLS
- a CDS encoding aspartate ammonia-lyase yields the protein MQPRTERDSMGERTLEAGAYYGIQTLRAVENFPISGIGPLPDFVRACTLIKRAAARVNAELECIPKDVAQAIIGASDEVLAGQWSDQFVVDIFQAGAGTSHHMNINEVLANRALELLGYARGDYKQVNPNDHVNYGQSTNDVIPTAIRLGALFASAPLLEALSTLQQSFEAKGNEFLPIVKSGRTHLQDAVPIRLGDEFLAYAQIVGEHRARIETACRELLVLGLGGSAAGTGLNTHPQYRVRVVAELARLTGHPLTPAPRPMAAMQSMAPFVAVSGSLRNLAQDLVKIAGDLRLMDSGPKTGLREIELPPVQPGSSIMPGKYNPVLCEMLTMVAFQVMGYDQAIALAAQAGQLELNVMMPLIAYDLLHSFTILTNALTVFRARCIDGIQAQPERCLAYAEGSIALVTALNPHIGYLNAAAVAKESLATGRSLREIVLERGLLTEAQLAEILDLEAMSRLPETQAASDR